One Schistocerca cancellata isolate TAMUIC-IGC-003103 chromosome 1, iqSchCanc2.1, whole genome shotgun sequence genomic region harbors:
- the LOC126188525 gene encoding uncharacterized protein LOC126188525, protein MPTHWASSQRPLVVRTVWVRGARHAILLSLPTGRVVDADPVAGRTADVSPPVRRRLRQRRKPHSRREAAPQRLGCCGYPCLPPPSTSSGSDCCEDGPAADELLGPLSERVLGWLELSRGPTPPPTPPPPAAAHPTGRLRPPRRILRAASLELEPPPLPPSAVSGRALAPWGSRCRQPPPPPPVSPTPPASPTPPPSLEVDLEEESEERCCNPRRRQLHIYLPSLAPDCDSASCLSDS, encoded by the exons ATGCCGACGCACTGGGCGTCGTCGCAGCGGCCGCTGGTGGTTCGCACGGTGTGGGTGCGCGGCGCGCGGCACGCCATCCT GCTGAGCTTGCCCACGGGAAGAGTCGTCGACGCCGATCCCGTCGCCGGCAGAACTGCGGACGTTTCGCCCCCGGTGCGCCGGCGTCTGCGACAGCGCAGGAAGCCGCACAGCCGGCGGGAGGCGGCGCCGCAGCGGCTGGGGTGCTGCGGCTATCCCTGCCTGCCGCCTCCGTCGACCAGCAGCGGCAGCGACTGCTGCGAGGACGGGCCGGCGGCGGACGAGCTGCTGGGCCCGCTGTCGGAGCGCGTGCTAGGCTGGCTGGAGCTGTCGCGCGGCCCGACGCCGCCCCCGACACCTCCGCCCCCGGCGGCGGCCCACCCCACCGGCCGCCTCCGGCCTCCGCGGCGTATCCTGCGCGCGGCGAGCCTGGAACtggagccgccgccgctgccgccctcTGCGGTGTCGGGGCGCGCGCTGGCACCCTGGGGCTCACGCTGCCGCCAGCCACCGCCTCCGCCACCAGTTTCTCCGACGCCGCCCGCGTCGCCCACGCCGCCACCGTCGCTGGAGGTGGACCTGGAGGAGGAGTCGGAAGAGCGCTGCTGCAACCCACGCCGCCGCCAGCTGCACATCTACCTGCCGTCCCTGGCACCCGACTGCGACTCTGCTAGCTGCCTCAGTGATTCGTGA